A stretch of the Rosa rugosa chromosome 5, drRosRugo1.1, whole genome shotgun sequence genome encodes the following:
- the LOC133713101 gene encoding uncharacterized protein LOC133713101 — translation MTGDTNSWARKKQQVSGAPGVKKVPWLKKLLNKSGSSRKLFNKSGSNPAENETDQLGSTEGRAYNNEVRIGIKEPEVMPHRNAVREDGGCIDQKVNNGAPVQDMVIFSGGVHHQRQQQIENSGADHVVIHIEEGVVGWVIVPNIIPRPNLGAGNLERAYSLLSVGGIITPFHNFMNFWQGNGQGLRQQLYNLILRQQQNYNIGAQGDNDFHHQLVLDIKEAEGGVVGGGRRIPRIRVAGGARRIPRMILVRLSGGDVPVHSTYAWLCEKGQSIPFNASVHSVYGYGQHSIWFEEGGLPPAVEPFAPDTADFLTKSSPYFCQGLISLVVFFLVSSLPCFFLKGSGEIIGPKNDSNADPFYFSMVIMSSTGYGDMYPKSTRARLLTCFWILFGVGIVAGRLSAVFNCLANAFGNLFFGYMSRRSSGQLITERSRAKYKVWFAVLVVTLCIVVGLFGCKYLEGMDWLESFYLSVVTVSSVGFGDLHFNSFAGKVFATFWIPVSTILVGISFGYISNCGYGSLRWN, via the coding sequence ATGACAGGTGATACAAATTCCTGGGCCAGAAAAAAACAACAAGTTTCAGGTGCTCCTGGGGTGAAGAAAGTTCCTTGGTTAAAGAAACTGCTTAACAAAAGTGGCTCGTCAAGGAAACTGTTTAACAAAAGTGGGTCTAATCCGGCTGAGAATGAAACTGACCAGTTGGGCTCAACTGAAGGGAGAGCATATAACAATGAGGTTCGAATCGGAATCAAGGAACCAGAGGTGATGCCTCACAGGAATGCTGTTCGAGAAGATGGGGGTTGTATTGATCAGAAGGTTAATAATGGTGCACCTGTTCAGGATATGGTTATTTTTAGTGGCGGTGTTCATCATCAGAGGCAGCAGCAAATTGAAAATAGTGGGGCAGATCATGTTGTTATCCATATTGAAGAAGGTGTGGTAGGTTGGGTTATAGTACCTAACATAATCCCAAGGCCGAATCTTGGAGCTGGGAACTTGGAACGCGCTTATTCATTGCTTTCTGTAGGAGGGATCATAACTCCATTTCACAATTTTATGAACTTCTGGCAGGGCAACGGTCAAGGATTGAGGCAGCAGCTCTACAATCTTATTCTGAGGCAGCAGCAGAATTATAATATTGGTGCACAGGGTGATAATGATTTTCACCATCAACTAGTTCTGGACATTAAAGAAGCAGAAGGAGGAGTGGTAGGTGGGGGTAGGAGGATACCAAGGATCAGAGTGGCAGGTGGTGCTAGGAGGATACCGAGAATGATCCTTGTGAGGTTGAGCGGTGGAGATGTGCCTGTCCATTCCACTTACGCATGGCTTTGTGAGAAAGGGCAATCAATTCCATTCAATGCTAGTGTGCATTCAGTGTATGGGTATGGTCAACATTCAATCTGGTTTGAGGAGGGAGGGCTTCCTCCGGCTGTTGAACCTTTTGCACCAGATACTGCAGACTTCCTCACCAAATCAAGTCCTTATTTCTGCCAGGGATTGATATCGCTGGTCGTATTTTTCCTTGTTAGCTCACTACCGTGCTTTTTCTTGAAGGGCTCAGGAGAAATAATTGGACCTAAAAATGATTCCAACGCCGACCCATTTTATTTCAGCATGGTCATAATGTCTTCCACAGGATACGGCGATATGTATCCCAAATCTACCCGTGCCAGACTGTTGACTTGCTTTTGGATACTTTTTGGTGTTGGAATTGTCGCTGGGCGATTAAGTGCCGTGTTTAACTGCTTAGCCAATGCCTTTGGCAACCTTTTTTTTGGATACATGAGTCGTCGATCTTCAGGTCAACTAATAACTGAAAGGTCCAGGGCAAAATACAAAGTTTGGTTCGCTGTGTTAGTAGTCACCCTATGCATCGTTGTAGGTCTCTTTGGCTGCAAGTATTTGGAAGGAATGGACTGGCTGGAGTCCTTTTACTTGTCAGTGGTTACAGTCTCATCAGTTGGTTTTGGAGATCTGCACTTTAATTCTTTTGCTGGAAAGGTTTTTGCGACTTTCTGGATACCAGTAAGCACCATTCTAGTTGGAATTTCATTTGGTTATATTTCAAATTGTGGATATGGAAGCTTAAGATGGAATTGA